A region from the Pelagovum pacificum genome encodes:
- a CDS encoding class I SAM-dependent methyltransferase has product MHLDVTDLRAFYYRRALGRAVQRVLRDELLRLWPEAKGQTVAGYGFAVPLLRPYLAQARRVIGLMPGPQGVMHWPAGMPNVSVLCEETLWPIDNGRVDKLVMLHGLETSERQTAVLTEAWRVLGPGGRAVFIVPNRAGMWSRSDRTPFGHGRPYSVSQLEALLERHRFQVEESFSSLFQPPSERRGWRRMASWIEGTGRHIPVFKAGGVLMVEVTKQVANPMRPGLPESVKRPLKVLEGIGSPVPEPSRFDGPDWRG; this is encoded by the coding sequence ATGCATCTCGACGTGACCGATCTGCGGGCGTTCTACTACCGCAGGGCTCTCGGCCGTGCCGTGCAGCGTGTCCTGCGCGATGAATTGCTGCGTCTCTGGCCCGAGGCGAAGGGGCAGACGGTGGCCGGTTACGGCTTCGCGGTGCCGCTGCTTCGGCCTTATCTCGCGCAGGCCCGGCGGGTGATCGGGCTGATGCCGGGACCGCAGGGCGTCATGCACTGGCCGGCGGGCATGCCGAATGTCAGTGTGCTGTGCGAGGAAACCCTGTGGCCGATCGACAACGGTCGCGTCGACAAGCTGGTCATGCTCCACGGGCTCGAAACATCCGAGCGGCAGACGGCGGTGCTGACCGAGGCATGGCGCGTCCTCGGCCCGGGCGGGCGGGCGGTGTTCATCGTGCCGAACCGCGCGGGCATGTGGTCGCGCAGCGACCGGACACCCTTCGGGCACGGTCGCCCCTATTCGGTCTCGCAGCTCGAGGCGCTGCTGGAACGGCACCGCTTCCAGGTCGAGGAATCGTTCTCTTCCCTGTTCCAGCCACCGTCGGAGCGGCGCGGCTGGCGGCGGATGGCGAGCTGGATCGAAGGAACGGGGCGTCACATCCCGGTCTTCAAGGCAGGTGGCGTGCTGATGGTCGAAGTGACGAAGCAGGTCGCCAACCCGATGCGTCCGGGCCTGCCGGAATCGGTGAAGCGACCGCTGAAGGTGTTGGAAGGGATCGGCTCTCCCGTGCCGGAGCCGTCGCGCTTCGACGGTCCGGACTGGCGGGGGTAG
- the gloB gene encoding hydroxyacylglutathione hydrolase has protein sequence MPLELVTIPCRTDNYAFLLHNGASGETALIDAPEAEPVTAELSRRGWELTDLLITHHHGDHVDAVEDLRNGGVRVIGGRDDEGRLPPLDLAVGEGDTFTVCGEEVHVLDVSGHTVGHIAFHFPASKIVFTADSLMALGCGRLFEGTPAQMWESLQKLRALPPETTVCSGHEYTATNARFAMTIEPRNAALISRVRAVDDARAASQPTVPSTLKEEIETNPFLRADQPDLKAAIDMESAPDVEVFAEIRARKDRF, from the coding sequence ATGCCTTTAGAACTCGTCACTATCCCCTGCCGCACCGACAACTACGCCTTTCTGCTGCACAACGGTGCAAGCGGGGAAACGGCGCTTATCGATGCGCCGGAAGCCGAACCGGTCACCGCTGAACTGTCTCGCCGCGGATGGGAGCTGACAGATCTGCTGATCACGCACCATCACGGCGACCATGTCGACGCGGTCGAAGACCTGCGCAACGGTGGCGTCCGGGTGATCGGCGGCCGTGACGACGAGGGACGACTCCCCCCGCTCGACCTTGCCGTTGGCGAAGGCGACACCTTCACCGTCTGCGGCGAAGAGGTTCACGTGCTGGACGTCTCCGGTCACACCGTCGGCCACATCGCCTTTCACTTTCCCGCCAGCAAGATCGTCTTCACCGCCGACAGCCTGATGGCGCTCGGCTGCGGCCGCCTGTTCGAGGGGACGCCGGCGCAGATGTGGGAGAGCCTGCAGAAGCTGCGCGCACTGCCACCCGAGACGACGGTCTGCTCGGGTCACGAATACACCGCGACGAACGCGCGCTTCGCGATGACCATTGAACCGCGCAACGCGGCGCTTATCTCTCGTGTACGGGCGGTGGACGACGCCCGTGCCGCATCCCAGCCCACCGTCCCCTCGACCCTCAAGGAAGAAATCGAAACGAACCCCTTCCTGCGTGCCGACCAGCCCGATCTCAAAGCAGCGATCGACATGGAAAGCGCTCCCGACGTCGAGGTCTTCGCCGAAATCCGCGCCCGCAAGGACAGATTCTAA
- the atpA gene encoding F0F1 ATP synthase subunit alpha, with protein MAIQAAEISAILKDQIKNFGQEAEVAEVGRVLSVGDGIARVYGLDNIQAGEMVEFPGGIMGMALNLESDNVGVVIFGSDRDIKEGDTVKRTNSIVDVPAGKGLLGRVVDALGNPLDGKGPIDSSERRVADVKAPGIIPRKSVHEPMATGLKSIDAMIPIGRGQRELVIGDRQTGKTAVALDTILNQKSYNDGAGDDEGKKLYCIYVAVGQKRSTVAQLVKRLEDSGAIDYSIVVAATASEPAPMQYLAPYAATAMAEYFRDNGMHALIVYDDLSKQAVAYRQMSLLLRRPPGREAYPGDVFYLHSRLLERSAKLNEDHGSGSLTALPIIETQGGDVSAFIPTNVISITDGQIFLETDLFFQGIRPAVNTGLSVSRVGSSAQTNAMKSVAGPVKLELAQYREMAAFAQFGSDLDAATQQLLNRGARLTELMKQPQYSPLTNAEIVCVIYAGVNGFLDKIAVNKVGAFEAGLLKHLRNNRRDVLDFITTEDPKIKGDAEEKVKGAIEEFAKDFA; from the coding sequence ATGGCGATCCAAGCAGCGGAAATCTCTGCGATCCTCAAGGACCAGATCAAGAATTTCGGACAGGAGGCCGAAGTCGCCGAAGTGGGCCGGGTGCTGAGCGTGGGTGACGGTATCGCCCGCGTCTACGGCCTCGACAACATCCAGGCCGGCGAGATGGTCGAGTTCCCGGGCGGCATCATGGGCATGGCCCTGAACCTCGAGAGCGACAACGTCGGCGTCGTGATCTTCGGCTCCGACCGGGACATCAAGGAAGGCGACACCGTCAAGCGGACGAACTCCATCGTGGACGTTCCCGCCGGCAAGGGTCTCCTCGGCCGCGTCGTCGACGCGCTCGGCAACCCGCTGGACGGCAAGGGGCCGATCGACAGCTCCGAGCGTCGCGTCGCCGACGTGAAGGCGCCGGGCATCATCCCGCGCAAGTCGGTCCACGAGCCGATGGCCACGGGCCTGAAGTCCATCGACGCCATGATCCCGATCGGCCGCGGCCAGCGTGAGCTTGTCATCGGCGACCGTCAGACCGGCAAGACCGCCGTCGCGCTCGACACCATCCTGAACCAGAAGTCGTACAACGACGGTGCGGGCGACGACGAAGGCAAGAAGCTCTACTGCATCTACGTCGCCGTGGGTCAGAAGCGTTCCACGGTTGCCCAGCTGGTGAAGCGTCTCGAGGATTCCGGCGCGATCGACTACTCGATCGTCGTGGCCGCCACGGCGTCCGAGCCGGCGCCGATGCAGTACCTCGCCCCCTACGCCGCCACGGCGATGGCCGAGTACTTCCGCGACAACGGCATGCACGCCTTGATCGTGTACGACGACCTCTCCAAGCAGGCCGTCGCCTACCGCCAGATGTCGCTGCTGCTGCGCCGTCCGCCGGGGCGTGAAGCCTATCCGGGCGACGTTTTCTACCTGCACTCGCGCCTGCTGGAGCGTTCGGCCAAGCTGAACGAGGACCACGGTTCGGGCTCGCTGACGGCACTGCCGATCATCGAAACCCAGGGTGGCGACGTGTCGGCGTTCATTCCGACCAACGTGATCTCGATCACCGACGGCCAGATCTTCCTCGAGACCGACCTGTTCTTCCAGGGCATCCGCCCGGCCGTGAACACCGGTCTGTCCGTGTCGCGCGTGGGCTCCTCCGCCCAGACCAACGCGATGAAGTCGGTCGCCGGCCCGGTGAAGCTCGAGCTCGCCCAGTACCGCGAGATGGCCGCCTTCGCGCAGTTCGGTTCCGACCTCGACGCCGCGACCCAGCAGCTGCTGAACCGCGGTGCGCGCCTGACCGAGCTGATGAAGCAGCCGCAGTATTCGCCGCTGACCAACGCCGAGATCGTCTGCGTGATCTACGCCGGTGTGAACGGCTTCCTCGACAAGATCGCCGTGAACAAGGTCGGCGCCTTCGAGGCCGGCCTGCTCAAGCACCTGCGCAACAACCGTAGGGACGTGCTGGACTTCATCACGACCGAGGATCCGAAGATCAAGGGTGACGCGGAAGAGAAGGTCAAAGGCGCGATCGAGGAATTCGCCAAAGACTTCGCCTGA
- a CDS encoding F0F1 ATP synthase subunit gamma, giving the protein MPSLKDLKNRIESVKSTRKITKAMQMVAAAKLRRAQEAAEAARPYAERFNAVMAGLAGSVAGSETAPKLLTGTGKEDTHLLVVMTAERGLCGGFNSNIAKLAKTRASELLAEGKTVKILTVGKKGRDNMRRDFGQLFVGHVDLSEVKRIGYENAQQIAKDVLDRFDEGEFDVATIFYSEFVNVVSQVPTAKQIIPASFEKPEDEQDGDDGSSTLYDYEPSEEEILADLLPRGVATQIFTGLLENNASFNGAQMSAMDNATRNAGEMIDKLTIEFNRTRQAVITNELIEIISGAEAL; this is encoded by the coding sequence ATGCCTAGTCTCAAGGACCTGAAGAACAGGATCGAGTCGGTCAAATCGACCCGCAAGATCACCAAGGCCATGCAGATGGTCGCCGCGGCCAAGCTGCGGCGGGCGCAGGAAGCTGCCGAGGCCGCACGGCCCTATGCCGAGCGGTTCAACGCGGTGATGGCCGGCCTCGCCGGCAGCGTCGCGGGCAGCGAAACCGCGCCGAAACTCCTTACCGGGACCGGCAAGGAGGACACGCACCTGCTCGTCGTCATGACGGCGGAACGCGGTCTCTGCGGTGGCTTCAACAGCAACATCGCCAAGCTCGCCAAGACGCGTGCCAGCGAACTGCTTGCAGAGGGTAAGACGGTGAAGATCCTCACCGTCGGCAAGAAGGGGCGCGACAACATGCGGCGCGACTTCGGCCAGCTCTTCGTCGGTCACGTCGACCTCTCCGAGGTGAAGCGCATCGGCTACGAGAACGCGCAGCAGATCGCCAAGGACGTGCTCGACCGCTTCGACGAGGGCGAGTTCGACGTCGCGACGATCTTCTACAGCGAGTTCGTGAACGTCGTCAGCCAGGTGCCGACGGCCAAGCAGATCATCCCGGCCTCGTTCGAGAAGCCCGAGGATGAGCAGGACGGGGACGACGGGTCCTCGACGCTCTACGATTACGAGCCGTCGGAAGAGGAAATCCTTGCCGACCTGCTGCCGCGCGGTGTCGCCACGCAGATCTTCACCGGCCTGCTGGAGAACAACGCCTCGTTCAACGGTGCGCAGATGTCCGCGATGGACAACGCCACCCGCAACGCGGGCGAGATGATCGACAAGCTGACGATCGAATTCAACCGCACCCGTCAGGCCGTCATCACCAACGAGCTGATCGAAATCATTTCGGGCGCCGAGGCGCTCTGA
- a CDS encoding F0F1 ATP synthase subunit delta, with product MDVSETASISTGVAQRYATAVFELAKEGNALAKLEADIDALDAALSESDDLRHLINSPIYSRESQAAAIGAVASKMELSETLRNTLTLMAQKRRLFVLPHMVLCLRDMIAKENGVVTADVRTAKALTKTQSDKLAETLKQSVGSDVKINATVDESLIGGLVIKVGSKMIDTSIASKLASLQNTMKEAR from the coding sequence GTGGATGTGTCCGAAACAGCTTCGATCTCAACCGGCGTCGCGCAGCGTTATGCTACGGCCGTTTTCGAACTTGCCAAGGAAGGCAACGCCCTCGCAAAACTTGAAGCGGATATCGACGCGCTCGATGCGGCGCTGTCGGAGAGCGACGACCTGCGGCACCTGATCAACTCTCCCATCTATTCGCGGGAGTCCCAGGCGGCGGCGATCGGTGCGGTCGCGAGCAAGATGGAGCTGTCCGAGACGCTCCGCAACACGCTGACGCTGATGGCGCAGAAGCGCCGCCTCTTCGTCCTGCCCCACATGGTGCTTTGCCTGCGCGACATGATCGCGAAGGAAAACGGTGTGGTGACGGCGGACGTGCGGACGGCCAAGGCGCTGACCAAGACGCAGTCCGACAAACTCGCCGAAACGCTGAAGCAGAGCGTCGGTTCGGACGTCAAGATCAATGCGACCGTCGATGAGAGCCTCATCGGTGGTCTTGTCATCAAAGTGGGCTCGAAGATGATCGACACCTCGATCGCCTCGAAACTCGCTTCTCTCCAGAACACCATGAAAGAGGCCCGGTAA